The Fuerstiella sp. genome includes a window with the following:
- the hisH gene encoding imidazole glycerol phosphate synthase subunit HisH has protein sequence MTSPITIIDYGMGNLRSVQKAIERIGVSAKIESSAVRISQADRLILPGVGAFRDAIAALRTKDLVTVIQDHVAANRHFLGICLGLQLMFDVSFEDGEYEGLGIIPGEVRRFNLSTDYKIPHMGWNQLRTVQETPLLTGCPKNPWFYFVHSYHVVPADNSWIVTTTEYGCDFVSMVGRGNIAAAQFHPEKSQSTGIRLLSNFVQPEPLTTSAAAYHTEN, from the coding sequence ATGACATCTCCGATCACCATTATCGATTATGGCATGGGAAATCTCCGCAGTGTTCAGAAGGCGATTGAAAGAATTGGCGTTTCAGCGAAGATTGAGAGCAGCGCTGTGCGGATCAGCCAGGCCGACAGATTAATTCTTCCTGGCGTCGGAGCATTTCGAGACGCTATCGCTGCATTGCGGACCAAAGATCTGGTCACCGTCATTCAGGATCATGTCGCAGCAAATCGCCACTTTCTTGGAATCTGCCTTGGTCTGCAGTTAATGTTCGATGTGTCGTTCGAAGATGGAGAGTACGAGGGACTCGGTATTATTCCGGGTGAAGTGCGCCGTTTCAATTTATCGACCGACTACAAAATTCCGCACATGGGCTGGAATCAGCTTCGGACGGTTCAGGAAACCCCGCTACTCACCGGCTGTCCAAAAAATCCATGGTTCTATTTTGTTCACAGCTACCACGTTGTTCCCGCGGATAACTCCTGGATAGTAACCACGACCGAATATGGCTGCGATTTCGTATCGATGGTGGGTCGCGGCAACATCGCCGCGGCACAGTTTCATCCAGAGAAAAGCCAGTCAACCGGAATCCGTCTGCTCTCCAATTTTGTTCAGCCGGAACCTCTTACGACGTCTGCCGCGGCGTATCACACAGAAAATTGA
- a CDS encoding fumarylacetoacetate hydrolase family protein, whose product MKIVRYLQQDGTVVLGQQHDDGSVTRLEGDLYGELKDTGQSVSGKLQAPVHPVDILCIGLNYRRHAEEGKSPIPEYPVLFMKNSSAVQNPEDPIVLPRRLKSERVDYECELAVVIGKTCHNVSKADALEHVLGYTCANDVSARDWQKEYGGGQWCRGKTFATFCPLGPCLVTADEIPDPNTLSIRTILNGEVMQDWNTDDMIFDIPTLIEFLSGSTVLSPGTVILTGTPHGVGMARNPPVLLKDGDSVTIEIEKIGRLTNPVVEERV is encoded by the coding sequence ATGAAGATTGTTCGATATCTACAACAGGACGGCACGGTGGTGCTGGGACAGCAGCACGATGATGGATCGGTCACTCGTCTTGAGGGTGATCTTTACGGGGAATTGAAAGACACCGGACAGAGTGTTTCCGGCAAGCTTCAGGCACCCGTCCACCCGGTCGACATCCTGTGTATCGGGTTGAACTATCGCCGGCACGCTGAAGAAGGCAAGTCTCCAATTCCGGAATATCCGGTACTGTTCATGAAGAACAGCTCAGCTGTGCAGAATCCTGAAGATCCGATTGTGCTGCCTCGGCGATTGAAGAGTGAGCGGGTCGACTACGAATGCGAGCTTGCTGTGGTCATCGGAAAAACATGTCACAATGTTTCCAAAGCAGATGCTCTTGAACATGTACTGGGATATACCTGCGCGAATGACGTCAGTGCTCGTGACTGGCAGAAGGAATACGGTGGAGGTCAGTGGTGTCGCGGCAAAACGTTTGCCACGTTTTGCCCGCTGGGACCGTGTCTTGTGACAGCCGACGAAATCCCCGATCCTAACACGCTCAGCATCCGGACGATCCTGAATGGTGAGGTAATGCAGGACTGGAATACGGACGACATGATCTTTGATATTCCCACGCTTATCGAATTTCTGAGTGGCAGCACTGTTTTGTCACCAGGGACCGTTATTCTGACGGGTACTCCACATGGAGTGGGAATGGCTCGCAATCCGCCGGTACTGCTTAAGGATGGTGATTCTGTCACGATTGAAATTGAAAAGATCGGTCGGTTGACGAATCCTGTCGTGGAGGAGCGCGTCTAG
- a CDS encoding aminotransferase class I/II-fold pyridoxal phosphate-dependent enzyme, which translates to MSTRWISDRLHSIDASGIRKVFDLAASMTDPINLSIGQPHYDTPQEIKDALCQAVEDGKNAYSQTQGIGPLLQQLQTYVDAEYGHSNRQAFVTSGTSGALMLALCALVNPGDEVIVFDPWFVMYKHLTTLAGGRVVQVTTYPDFRIQIDSVKAAITDRTRVILFNSPANPTGAVTSAEESRALAELAAENDIALISDEIYRVFCYDHEFHSPAEWNPETIVIDGFSKSHSMTGHRLGYVHGPDYVIQQMMKLQQFTFVCAPHPVQWAGVTAWDVDVSDRAEEYRLKRDLIVAELQDDFEVHGGQGAFYLFLKTPWGTGTEFVAEAIRNNLLIIPGNVFSDQDTHFRISYAAEDEVLKQGAAVLRMLAARN; encoded by the coding sequence GTGAGTACCCGCTGGATCTCCGACCGGTTGCACAGCATCGATGCCTCCGGAATTCGTAAGGTATTTGATCTTGCGGCATCGATGACCGATCCAATTAACCTGAGCATCGGACAGCCTCATTACGATACGCCTCAGGAAATCAAGGACGCGCTGTGTCAGGCAGTTGAAGATGGGAAGAATGCCTACAGTCAGACCCAGGGCATCGGTCCACTGCTCCAACAGCTGCAAACGTATGTCGATGCTGAATATGGGCACAGCAATCGGCAAGCCTTTGTCACTTCCGGGACCAGTGGAGCTTTGATGTTGGCTCTTTGTGCACTGGTGAATCCCGGAGACGAAGTCATTGTCTTTGATCCGTGGTTTGTGATGTATAAACATCTGACCACACTGGCGGGAGGTCGTGTGGTTCAGGTGACGACGTATCCGGATTTCCGAATACAGATCGATTCTGTCAAAGCAGCCATCACAGACCGGACCAGAGTGATTCTGTTCAACAGCCCGGCCAATCCGACCGGAGCGGTCACTTCTGCGGAAGAATCACGTGCACTGGCGGAACTGGCGGCTGAGAATGATATCGCATTGATCAGTGATGAAATCTACAGAGTCTTCTGCTACGACCACGAGTTTCACAGTCCGGCGGAATGGAATCCGGAAACAATCGTGATCGATGGATTCAGTAAGTCGCATTCGATGACCGGACATCGCCTTGGATATGTCCATGGTCCTGACTACGTCATTCAGCAAATGATGAAACTTCAGCAGTTTACGTTTGTCTGTGCACCGCACCCGGTGCAGTGGGCGGGAGTCACTGCGTGGGACGTGGATGTGTCAGATCGCGCCGAGGAGTACCGATTAAAACGTGATCTGATCGTGGCAGAACTGCAGGATGATTTTGAAGTGCATGGTGGTCAGGGAGCTTTCTATCTGTTTTTGAAAACGCCCTGGGGAACCGGTACTGAATTTGTGGCCGAAGCAATCCGTAATAATCTGCTGATCATTCCCGGAAATGTTTTCAGTGACCAGGACACACACTTCAGGATTTCGTATGCCGCCGAGGATGAAGTCCTGAAACAGGGAGCAGCCGTACTGCGAATGCTGGCTGCACGCAACTGA
- the larE gene encoding ATP-dependent sacrificial sulfur transferase LarE, with the protein MTKFPSDSEQTVQSNAVAEMAQQLTDLFRELRSVAVAWSGGVDSAVVAKAAALALQEQAVAVTAVSPSLAEVERRGAAQEARTIGIRQIEICTQEFGRDEYRRNAGDRCFFCRDTLYSLMAERLQSLGVEVLVNGANMDDLGDYRPGMEAAKQHRVRSPLIELGIDKTGVRQLARYWNLSVADKPASPCLSSRIAYGVEVTEERVRRIELAEACVRRLTGIREFRVRCESGDLARIEVPVTQLIRLVEDQVRSKLVSELTALGFSNVTLDLQGFRSGSLNAALVQLAEP; encoded by the coding sequence GTGACTAAGTTCCCCTCAGATTCTGAGCAGACTGTTCAATCGAATGCTGTTGCCGAGATGGCGCAGCAGCTGACAGATTTGTTTCGGGAACTACGATCGGTCGCTGTTGCCTGGTCCGGCGGGGTTGACAGTGCTGTTGTTGCCAAAGCGGCTGCACTTGCTCTACAGGAACAAGCGGTGGCTGTGACTGCAGTGAGTCCTTCTCTGGCCGAGGTGGAACGGCGTGGTGCGGCGCAGGAAGCCCGGACAATTGGTATTCGGCAAATCGAAATCTGTACCCAGGAATTCGGGCGTGACGAATATCGTCGCAATGCCGGCGACCGGTGTTTTTTCTGCAGGGATACTCTGTATTCGCTGATGGCTGAAAGGCTGCAGAGTCTGGGAGTGGAAGTTCTGGTCAACGGTGCCAATATGGATGATCTGGGAGATTATCGGCCTGGAATGGAGGCAGCAAAACAGCACCGTGTCCGAAGTCCGTTGATTGAACTTGGGATTGACAAAACAGGTGTCCGTCAGCTTGCTCGCTACTGGAATCTGAGCGTGGCAGACAAGCCCGCATCTCCTTGTCTTAGCAGCCGGATTGCATATGGAGTTGAAGTGACAGAGGAACGTGTTCGTCGTATCGAGCTGGCGGAAGCCTGTGTACGCAGACTGACCGGGATTCGGGAATTTCGTGTTCGGTGTGAGAGTGGAGACCTTGCACGTATCGAAGTTCCTGTGACGCAACTAATCAGACTGGTGGAGGACCAAGTCCGGAGTAAGCTCGTTTCGGAACTGACTGCACTGGGCTTCAGTAACGTCACTCTGGACCTTCAGGGGTTTCGCAGTGGTAGTTTGAATGCCGCGCTTGTGCAGTTAGCTGAACCGTGA
- a CDS encoding glycosyltransferase family 2 protein, which yields MLSVIVPVLNEEHSLDQLWEEIRAAAGEAVDSFEVIFIDDGSTDRSWSVITRLAASDQRISGIRLRRNFGKAAALTAGMRAAEGDLILMMDADLQDDPAEMSAFLEKLNDGFDVVNGWKQRRLDPWHKVYPSRVFNWMVSRLTGLQLHDHNCGLKMFREDVAAELKIYGELHRFIPVLAFARGFRVAELPVHHRARQHGYSKYGVRRFLRGLLDLLTVTFLISFGRRPQHALGAVGIFFFGIGALGLTWLGALWFLMNVAGFLPVETIGSRPLLAYSVAATLLGGQALSLGFLAELIVAYNGSSHDSYSVAERCRAGHGENSDAVDDSGTTNNGELSS from the coding sequence ATGCTGTCAGTGATTGTGCCCGTCCTCAATGAGGAACACAGCCTCGACCAGCTGTGGGAAGAAATTCGTGCTGCCGCCGGTGAAGCTGTCGACAGCTTCGAAGTTATTTTTATTGACGACGGTTCCACTGACAGGTCCTGGAGTGTTATCACCCGTCTTGCTGCATCTGATCAAAGGATTTCGGGCATTCGCCTCCGGCGGAATTTTGGAAAAGCGGCTGCTTTGACGGCCGGAATGCGTGCTGCTGAGGGTGATTTAATTCTGATGATGGATGCTGATTTGCAGGACGATCCTGCCGAAATGTCTGCGTTTCTCGAAAAATTGAATGACGGATTTGACGTTGTCAATGGCTGGAAACAGCGTCGTCTGGATCCTTGGCACAAAGTTTATCCCAGTCGTGTGTTCAACTGGATGGTGAGTCGTCTGACCGGGCTGCAGCTTCACGACCACAATTGTGGTCTAAAGATGTTTCGGGAAGACGTAGCAGCTGAACTCAAGATCTACGGAGAACTCCACCGATTTATTCCGGTTTTGGCATTTGCACGTGGATTTCGAGTTGCAGAATTACCGGTGCATCATCGAGCTCGGCAGCACGGTTACTCCAAATATGGCGTGCGACGTTTTCTACGCGGTTTGCTGGATCTGCTCACGGTGACGTTTCTGATCAGCTTTGGCCGTCGTCCTCAGCATGCCCTGGGAGCGGTTGGTATCTTTTTTTTCGGAATCGGAGCCCTGGGACTGACGTGGCTGGGCGCCCTGTGGTTTTTGATGAATGTTGCGGGTTTTCTGCCGGTTGAGACGATAGGCAGTCGGCCACTTCTTGCGTACAGCGTTGCCGCTACTCTGTTGGGGGGACAGGCATTGTCGCTTGGATTCCTGGCCGAACTCATTGTGGCTTACAACGGCAGTAGTCACGATTCTTACAGTGTGGCAGAGCGATGCCGTGCAGGTCATGGTGAGAATAGCGACGCGGTTGACGATTCGGGGACAACCAACAACGGTGAATTGTCGAGTTAG
- a CDS encoding DUF1559 domain-containing protein: MRKCRRRSHGFTLIELLVVLFIILILISLLLPAVQNARAAARKTQCLYNLKQTVLALHEYHDSFMLFPPGQISAAAPEQVVISGVVVNIVDPDEATLNFQGANFHGTSWMLHTLPYLDMANLYNLWRFDLNVWGNAEINYNLIPWTEAGNPPARWDIEQFYCPSRRTSMTGDGIRLDWQSPLSNLETVGSGGNDYAGCAGSGLLFWQDQNPVVLNPLNPNSNPDINPRRSTYNLNAQQFADLEALGLNSIPIYQRSDLRGFFGVNTSNSLKHCKDGSSQTMIIAEAERFDGIGLNIDDQFGFTRTFEQYASDGWCWGGPATLFSAYRPPNKQEHFEAAGGPHENGVQVGLADGSARMVSDSVSTLVWRQLGSMNAGIPTGNF; this comes from the coding sequence ATGCGAAAATGCCGTCGACGATCGCATGGATTCACACTGATTGAGTTACTTGTCGTCTTGTTCATTATTCTGATTCTGATCTCGTTACTTCTGCCGGCAGTTCAAAATGCCCGTGCCGCAGCCAGAAAAACACAGTGTCTGTACAACCTTAAGCAAACTGTACTCGCGTTGCATGAATACCACGATTCCTTCATGCTGTTTCCACCAGGACAAATTAGCGCGGCAGCTCCCGAACAGGTCGTCATTAGTGGAGTGGTGGTCAATATAGTCGACCCCGATGAAGCCACATTGAATTTTCAAGGTGCAAACTTCCACGGTACCAGCTGGATGCTGCACACTCTGCCCTACCTGGATATGGCGAACCTCTATAATCTGTGGCGGTTTGACCTCAACGTCTGGGGTAATGCGGAAATCAATTATAATCTGATTCCGTGGACAGAGGCGGGCAACCCGCCGGCAAGATGGGACATCGAACAGTTTTACTGTCCCTCGCGACGCACCTCCATGACTGGTGATGGCATCCGCCTCGATTGGCAATCGCCACTATCGAATTTGGAAACCGTCGGCAGCGGCGGGAATGACTACGCAGGCTGTGCCGGTTCCGGCCTGCTGTTCTGGCAGGATCAAAATCCAGTCGTTCTGAATCCCCTTAATCCAAATTCGAATCCGGACATCAACCCGCGCAGGTCTACATACAACCTGAATGCGCAACAGTTCGCAGACCTCGAAGCACTGGGTCTGAATTCTATTCCGATCTATCAACGCTCGGATTTGAGAGGGTTCTTCGGAGTGAACACTTCTAACTCACTCAAGCATTGCAAGGACGGCTCGAGTCAAACAATGATTATCGCCGAAGCAGAGCGATTCGACGGCATCGGACTCAACATTGATGACCAGTTCGGATTCACACGCACCTTCGAACAGTATGCTTCGGACGGCTGGTGCTGGGGTGGCCCGGCAACATTGTTTAGCGCATACCGACCTCCCAACAAACAGGAACACTTTGAAGCAGCGGGAGGACCTCATGAAAATGGCGTCCAGGTAGGACTTGCAGATGGGTCGGCTCGCATGGTCAGCGATTCAGTCAGTACGCTGGTCTGGCGTCAATTAGGTAGTATGAACGCCGGAATCCCAACCGGCAACTTCTAA
- the hisA gene encoding 1-(5-phosphoribosyl)-5-[(5-phosphoribosylamino)methylideneamino]imidazole-4-carboxamide isomerase, whose product MQIYPAIDIRGGKCVRLRQGNYSDETVFGDDPVDMALRWKSAGSEWLHLVDLDGAKAGHPVNHDVVRQITEATGLPCQMGGGIRTEDSIRQAIDQLGLARVIIGTRALREPEWFAEVCRRYPNKLALGLDAKDSMIATDGWLEVSQVSIMELAQKFTDVPVSAVIYTNIANDGMMQGIDQATFSDLEKLADMGLPVIASGGVTTMDDIRHLKQISDRAPNLIGVITGRAIYEGTIDVAEACRVVAN is encoded by the coding sequence ATGCAGATCTATCCTGCCATCGATATCCGTGGCGGCAAATGCGTCCGCCTGCGTCAGGGTAATTACAGCGACGAAACAGTTTTCGGCGATGATCCCGTCGATATGGCTCTTCGCTGGAAGTCCGCAGGTTCGGAGTGGCTGCATCTGGTTGATCTGGACGGAGCAAAAGCCGGTCATCCGGTCAATCACGACGTGGTTCGACAGATCACTGAAGCGACCGGTTTACCCTGTCAGATGGGGGGCGGTATTCGCACCGAAGACAGTATTCGACAGGCAATCGATCAATTAGGACTCGCTCGCGTCATTATCGGTACGCGGGCCCTCCGCGAACCCGAATGGTTTGCAGAGGTTTGCCGACGGTATCCCAACAAACTGGCACTGGGACTGGATGCTAAAGATTCAATGATCGCAACAGACGGCTGGCTGGAAGTTTCACAGGTGTCCATCATGGAACTGGCACAGAAATTCACAGACGTCCCGGTCTCGGCTGTCATCTATACTAATATCGCCAACGATGGCATGATGCAGGGTATCGACCAGGCAACATTCAGCGATCTGGAAAAACTCGCCGACATGGGACTACCTGTCATTGCCTCAGGCGGGGTTACAACCATGGATGATATTCGACATCTTAAACAGATTTCTGATCGCGCACCCAACCTAATTGGTGTGATCACCGGCCGAGCAATCTATGAGGGAACCATTGACGTTGCAGAAGCCTGCCGTGTGGTCGCCAACTGA
- a CDS encoding HEAT repeat domain-containing protein — protein sequence MTACYAKDRRSALHDLGDIYDCACHPEIMKAFIYGLNDTDEKVREKAADEIGDQLRDNHCCCCPEVISALTCALGDCDRGVRRQAEEALEECGYEIVDGCCDNECGDSGCCDSCGAGSAPAEHSTPAEAEAEAVPAPAPPEEPQAYYPSRLRNISYRVKNSSGLADLFGLSR from the coding sequence ATGACTGCCTGCTACGCCAAAGACCGACGTAGTGCGCTGCACGACCTGGGTGATATATATGACTGCGCCTGCCACCCGGAAATCATGAAGGCATTCATCTACGGATTAAACGACACAGATGAAAAAGTGCGTGAAAAGGCTGCCGACGAAATCGGCGACCAGCTTCGTGATAACCATTGCTGCTGCTGCCCGGAAGTAATTTCTGCTCTGACATGTGCACTCGGCGACTGCGACCGTGGTGTGCGACGTCAGGCTGAAGAAGCTCTGGAAGAGTGCGGATACGAAATCGTGGACGGATGTTGTGACAATGAATGTGGTGACAGTGGATGCTGCGACTCCTGCGGTGCTGGTTCAGCTCCGGCAGAGCACAGCACGCCTGCTGAAGCTGAAGCTGAAGCCGTCCCGGCACCGGCTCCACCGGAAGAACCACAGGCGTACTATCCTTCACGTCTTCGCAACATTTCTTACAGAGTAAAAAATAGCAGTGGGCTGGCCGACCTGTTCGGACTGTCTCGCTAA
- a CDS encoding glycosyltransferase family 39 protein, with product MSVESRSPIRQLICSIWVIGFLFVFFTQDLENNAISRSDIWNEIGNGAIVVVPSLLNPFDVSHVSARGVDSGWHLITQRLQFFRIAIIVFLAAMATGMAVTRTLLSSASLTRSEKFVIQAGVGLSAQSLWTLLIGTQGWLSSGTLMVPAVVSIFLLAVGSIRRRMQGTNLRQEASVRPTFEPAPRWAWGAAGLVTLPFLILVLLNSFTPPWEFDSREYHLQGPKEWFQNGCMTFLEHNVYTNFPFLSEMLTLDAMVLTGNWDDGAISAKVVLAGFQLLTTICVFATGQRWFGVTAGLVAAIVYISVPWTLRISVVAYAEGAATCFMMLTVMCGLITCSESAPSVRRRMTLITGLLAGSAMAAKYPGIVSVVIPVGLILFWSARRQQRLFLPTVLLFCTGVVLTAGPWLIRNAVNTGNPVYPLLYSVFGSEDWSPRMDVKWKNAHSASEHLPANIPGYLWSVVALNDWTSALLFGLAVPTILTLQKHQPSRWMWLMVVWMLVTWWALTHRIDRFWIPVIPVIAVLAGASWTMFSNMSWRGLLILCLTGCSLFNLQIWRTGLPGRQVGLLDLPAARQLPIRPDIQLLNSQLSPEERILMIGEAEVFDLQIPVFYNTVFDESLFELWTADKSDDRYWSRERRMLSAAEVRQVFRERGITHVYVNWAEILRYRRYGNYGYTEYVTPARLKTLEECGVLSSPIDLAHRLWDRMQKQDQDNISDWPGSEDLMSSDLSEAPKYWTPIRLYKVTQ from the coding sequence GTGTCCGTCGAATCCCGCAGCCCAATCCGTCAGCTGATCTGTTCAATCTGGGTCATTGGATTTTTGTTTGTTTTCTTTACTCAGGATCTGGAAAACAACGCGATCTCACGCAGCGATATTTGGAACGAAATCGGAAACGGCGCTATTGTCGTTGTGCCGTCTCTGCTCAACCCCTTTGACGTCAGCCATGTCTCAGCCAGGGGTGTCGATTCCGGGTGGCATCTGATCACTCAACGCCTGCAATTTTTTCGGATTGCGATTATCGTATTCCTTGCCGCGATGGCTACCGGAATGGCGGTCACTCGTACGCTGCTGAGTTCCGCTTCATTGACACGTTCTGAGAAATTTGTCATTCAGGCCGGAGTGGGCCTCTCAGCTCAAAGTCTGTGGACCCTGCTCATTGGTACTCAGGGATGGTTGTCATCAGGTACTCTGATGGTTCCTGCTGTTGTTTCCATTTTCTTACTTGCGGTCGGTTCAATACGACGACGCATGCAGGGAACAAATCTTAGACAGGAAGCATCGGTACGCCCCACATTCGAACCTGCTCCCAGATGGGCTTGGGGCGCTGCGGGGCTGGTGACTCTGCCATTCCTGATCCTGGTACTGTTAAACAGTTTTACTCCGCCATGGGAGTTTGATTCGCGTGAATACCATCTGCAGGGTCCTAAAGAATGGTTTCAGAACGGATGCATGACGTTCCTGGAACATAACGTTTACACGAACTTTCCCTTTCTCAGTGAAATGCTGACTCTGGACGCCATGGTTCTGACCGGCAACTGGGACGATGGCGCAATTTCTGCAAAAGTCGTCCTGGCAGGTTTTCAGCTGTTGACGACGATTTGTGTTTTTGCCACCGGACAGCGATGGTTTGGTGTTACTGCGGGCCTGGTCGCTGCAATTGTCTACATTTCCGTCCCCTGGACGCTGCGTATCTCGGTCGTCGCATATGCAGAGGGGGCCGCTACCTGTTTTATGATGTTGACGGTAATGTGTGGACTGATCACGTGTTCCGAATCCGCCCCGTCAGTACGGCGGAGAATGACCCTGATCACCGGTCTTCTGGCTGGAAGCGCCATGGCTGCTAAGTATCCAGGAATCGTTTCCGTGGTGATTCCGGTGGGTCTGATACTTTTCTGGTCAGCGCGAAGACAGCAGCGTCTGTTCTTGCCAACAGTATTACTGTTCTGCACCGGGGTCGTGCTGACCGCAGGCCCCTGGCTGATTCGCAATGCAGTGAACACGGGAAATCCCGTCTATCCACTGTTGTACAGTGTGTTTGGATCCGAAGACTGGTCACCCCGGATGGATGTAAAGTGGAAAAACGCTCACTCTGCCTCCGAACACCTGCCGGCAAACATCCCGGGTTACCTGTGGAGCGTTGTAGCGTTAAACGACTGGACCAGTGCACTTTTATTCGGCCTTGCGGTTCCAACGATTCTGACACTGCAGAAACATCAACCGTCGCGATGGATGTGGTTGATGGTGGTTTGGATGCTGGTCACGTGGTGGGCACTGACTCACCGAATCGATCGGTTCTGGATTCCCGTAATTCCGGTCATAGCAGTTCTGGCCGGTGCTTCATGGACAATGTTTTCAAACATGTCCTGGCGGGGTTTGCTGATACTTTGTTTAACCGGCTGTAGTCTGTTCAACCTGCAAATCTGGCGAACCGGACTGCCGGGCCGGCAGGTTGGACTACTGGACCTTCCAGCGGCACGCCAGCTACCAATTCGTCCGGACATTCAACTGCTGAACTCACAATTGTCCCCCGAGGAACGCATCCTGATGATCGGGGAAGCTGAAGTCTTCGATCTTCAGATCCCCGTATTTTACAATACGGTGTTTGATGAATCACTCTTCGAACTGTGGACAGCCGATAAATCGGACGACCGTTACTGGTCGAGAGAACGAAGAATGCTGTCCGCAGCTGAAGTACGTCAGGTATTTCGGGAAAGAGGAATAACACATGTCTATGTAAACTGGGCGGAGATCCTGCGCTACCGCAGGTATGGCAACTACGGATACACCGAATATGTGACTCCGGCGCGTCTGAAAACACTGGAAGAGTGTGGTGTGCTCAGCAGCCCGATTGACCTCGCCCACAGACTGTGGGACAGGATGCAGAAACAGGATCAAGACAATATTTCTGACTGGCCTGGCTCAGAAGATCTGATGTCCTCCGACCTGTCGGAAGCACCCAAATACTGGACACCGATTCGCCTTTACAAAGTGACACAGTGA